Proteins encoded within one genomic window of Pongo pygmaeus isolate AG05252 chromosome 6, NHGRI_mPonPyg2-v2.0_pri, whole genome shotgun sequence:
- the ZNF655 gene encoding zinc finger protein 655 isoform X4 codes for MEEIPAQEAAGSPRVQFQSLETQSECLSPEPQFVQDTDMEQGLAGDGETREENKLLIPKQKISEEVHSCKVRVGRLKHDITQVPDSREVYKSEDRLERLQEILRKFLYLEREFRQITISKETFTSEKNNECNEPEKSFSLDSTIDADQRVLRIQNTDDNDKYDMSFNQNSASGKHEHLNLTEDFQSSECKGSLMDLSHLNKWESIPNTEKSYKCDVCGKIFHQSSALTRHQRIHTREKPYKCKECEKSFSQSSSLSRHKRIHTREKPYKCEASDKSCEASDKSCSPSSGIIQHKKIHTRAKSYKCSSCERVFSRSVHLTQHQKIHKEMPCKCTICGSDFCHTSYLLEHQRVHHEEKAYEYDAYGLAYIKQQGIHFREKPYTCNECGKDFRLNSHLIQHQRIHTGEKAHECNECGKAFSQTSCLIQHHKMHRKEKSYECNEYEGSFSHSSDLILQQEVLTRQKAFDCDVWEKNSSQRAHLVQHQSIHTKENS; via the coding sequence ATGGAGAGACCAGAGAAGAGAACAAGCTGTTGATTCCTAAGCAGAAAATTTCGGAAGAAGTACATTCATGCAAAGTGAGAGTAGGAAGACTCAAACACGATATTACCCAAGTTCCTGACAGTAGAGAAGTGTATAAGTCTGAGGACAGATTAGAAAGGCTTCAGGAAATTCTAAGGAAATTTTTGTACCTGGAGAGAGAGTTTAGGCAAATAACAATCAGCAAGGAAACCTTCACCAGTGAGAAGAACAATGAATGTAATGAACCCGAAAAAAGCTTCAGTCTGGACTCTACTATTGATGCAGATCAGAGAGTTCTTAGAATACAGAATACCGATGACAATGATAAGTATGACATGAGCTTCAACCAGAATTCAGCCTCTGGTAAACATGAACACTTAAATCTAACAGAGGATTTTCAGAGTAGTGAATGTAAGGGAAGCTTAATGGATCTCTCCCACCTTAATAAATGGGAGAGCATCCCTAACACTGAGAAATCCTATAAATGTGATGTATGTGGGAAAATTTTCCATCAGAGCTCAGCCCTTACTAGACATCAGAGAATCCATACTAGAGAGAAGccctacaaatgtaaagaatgtgaaaAGTCTTTCAGTCAGAGCTCAAGTCTTAGTCGACATAAAAGAATACACACTAGagaaaaaccttacaaatgtgaagcATCTGATAAATCCTGTGAAGCGTCTGATAAATCCTGTAGTCCAAGCTCAGGCATAATTCAGCACAAGAAAATTCACACCAGAGCCAAATCTTACAAATGTAGCAGTTGTGAAAGAGTCTTCAGTCGTAGTGTCCACCTTACTCAACATCAGAAAATTCACAAGGAGATGCCCTGTAAGTGTACTATATGTGGCAGTGACTTCTGCCATACTTCATACCTACTTGAACATCAGAGGGTCCATCATGAAGAGAAAGCCTATGAGTATGATGCATATGGGTTGGCCTATATTAAACAACAAGGAATTCATTTCAGAGAAAAGCCCTATacgtgtaatgaatgtggaaaagactTCAGATTGAATTCACATCTTATTCAGCATCAAAGAATTCACACAGGAGAGAAAGCacatgaatgtaatgaatgtggaaaagctttcagtcaAACCTCATGCCTTATTCAGCATCACAAAATGCATAGGAAAGAGAAATCATATGAATGTAATGAGTATGAGGGCAGTTTCAGTCATAGCTCAGATCTTATCCTGCAACAAGAAGTCCTCACCAGACAGAAAGCCTTTGATTGTGATGTATGGGAAAAGAACTCCAGTCAGAGAGCACATCTAGTTCAACATCAGAGCATTCATACCAAAGAGAACTCATGA
- the ZNF655 gene encoding zinc finger protein 655 isoform X5, producing MSFNQNSASGKHEHLNLTEDFQSSECKGSLMDLSHLNKWESIPNTEKSYKCDVCGKIFHQSSALTRHQRIHTREKPYKCKECEKSFSQSSSLSRHKRIHTREKPYKCEASDKSCEASDKSCSPSSGIIQHKKIHTRAKSYKCSSCERVFSRSVHLTQHQKIHKEMPCKCTICGSDFCHTSYLLEHQRVHHEEKAYEYDAYGLAYIKQQGIHFREKPYTCNECGKDFRLNSHLIQHQRIHTGEKAHECNECGKAFSQTSCLIQHHKMHRKEKSYECNEYEGSFSHSSDLILQQEVLTRQKAFDCDVWEKNSSQRAHLVQHQSIHTKENS from the coding sequence ATGAGCTTCAACCAGAATTCAGCCTCTGGTAAACATGAACACTTAAATCTAACAGAGGATTTTCAGAGTAGTGAATGTAAGGGAAGCTTAATGGATCTCTCCCACCTTAATAAATGGGAGAGCATCCCTAACACTGAGAAATCCTATAAATGTGATGTATGTGGGAAAATTTTCCATCAGAGCTCAGCCCTTACTAGACATCAGAGAATCCATACTAGAGAGAAGccctacaaatgtaaagaatgtgaaaAGTCTTTCAGTCAGAGCTCAAGTCTTAGTCGACATAAAAGAATACACACTAGagaaaaaccttacaaatgtgaagcATCTGATAAATCCTGTGAAGCGTCTGATAAATCCTGTAGTCCAAGCTCAGGCATAATTCAGCACAAGAAAATTCACACCAGAGCCAAATCTTACAAATGTAGCAGTTGTGAAAGAGTCTTCAGTCGTAGTGTCCACCTTACTCAACATCAGAAAATTCACAAGGAGATGCCCTGTAAGTGTACTATATGTGGCAGTGACTTCTGCCATACTTCATACCTACTTGAACATCAGAGGGTCCATCATGAAGAGAAAGCCTATGAGTATGATGCATATGGGTTGGCCTATATTAAACAACAAGGAATTCATTTCAGAGAAAAGCCCTATacgtgtaatgaatgtggaaaagactTCAGATTGAATTCACATCTTATTCAGCATCAAAGAATTCACACAGGAGAGAAAGCacatgaatgtaatgaatgtggaaaagctttcagtcaAACCTCATGCCTTATTCAGCATCACAAAATGCATAGGAAAGAGAAATCATATGAATGTAATGAGTATGAGGGCAGTTTCAGTCATAGCTCAGATCTTATCCTGCAACAAGAAGTCCTCACCAGACAGAAAGCCTTTGATTGTGATGTATGGGAAAAGAACTCCAGTCAGAGAGCACATCTAGTTCAACATCAGAGCATTCATACCAAAGAGAACTCATGA